The window ACCTCGATCGACGAACGGGTCCGCCACATCCAGCAAGATCTGTTAATGGCCTTCGGTGCAGCCTTTCTGCTGGCCATGGTGCTGGGCCTCTGGGTTTCCCGCAATCTGACCAAACCGCTCTCCGAAATGGCCGCGGCGGCCCGGCAATTAGCAGAAGGGACGCCGGGAGTCCGGTTGGTCGTGACCTCCACCGACGAGGTGGGATTGTTGGCCCGCACGCTGAATCACATGACCGACCAATTAGAAACAAAGATCAAGGAAATCTCCGACGATCGCGCACAACTCCTGGCGATGCTGATCGCCATGGTGGAAGGCGTGATGGTGCTGGACTATCGAGGGACTGTCGTTCAGGTGAACCCCGCCCTGGAACGCATGTTCGCCCTGGAACTGACGGACTCGCGAGGCCGTCATTACGCCGACGTGATCCGGCACGAGAGCCTGACCGCGCTCGTGTCGGCAGTGCTCCAGACCCGTTCCGGGCAGGGCGGGGAAATGACCCTCTCCCCCAGCGGGCGTTGCCTGCGGGTGGAGGCGTCGATCGCGGGCGGCAATCGCGAACAAGAGGCGTATGCCGTATTCGTGTTTCACGACATTACGGAACTGCGCCGGTTGGAAAAAATCCGCAAGGATTTTGTCGCGAACGTGTCGCACGAGCTGCGCACGCCGCTCACGTCTATCAAAGGCTACGTCGAAGCGCTGCTGGACGGGGGGAAGGATGACCCAAGCACGGCCACGGCGTTCCTGGAAATCATCATGCGGCAAAGTAACCGCCTCAATTTGATCCTGGACGACCTGCTGCAGTTGTCACAAATCGAGTCCGGGCAAGTCCTGTTTCGCCGAGAGCCGGTTGAACTGCGTGCCCTGCTGGAGCGAACGGTCGCGGTGATCAAGCCGCTGGCCGACAAAAAACACCATACCCTCGAGCTGGTTCTGCCTGAGCAGTACATGGTGGTGGAGGGTGATGAGGAACGCCTGGTACAGGTCTTCCTCAATCTGCTGGAAAACGCCGTGAAGTACACCCCGGATCACGGCCGGATTTCGATGTCCCTACGCTGGGCGTCAGGGCGACCGGGAACCGCGCGGGCCATGATTGAGGTCGCCGTAGCCGATTCAGGCATCGGCATTCCCGACGCAGATCGCCCCCGGGTGTTTGAGCGATTCTACCGGGTCGACAAGGCTCGCTCGCGCGAACTCGGCGGGACCGGGTTAGGACTCGCCATCGTGAAGCATATTGTGGAGGCCCATAGCGGCTTGGTCTGGGTGGAGGGCAATGTGCCCAGGGGCAGCCGGTTCGTGGTGCACCTCCCTGCGACCGATAAACTCGCTACGACAGTTTCGACAGAAGCAGATAGCAAATAGTCGAGAGTAGCGCCGCCCCAGGCAATGTAAAGAGCCAGGCGGACAGAATCCGTCTCGTCACCCCCCACCGCACCGCCGACAACCGTTTCACCGCCCCGACACCCATGACGGTGGACGTGATCGTGTGCGTCGTACTCACCGGAAGCCCGATATGGGCCGTCGCCATCAACACGATCGCCGCGCCCGTTTCGGCCGCGAATCCATGTACCGGTTCCAGCTTGACGATCCGCATGCCCAGGGTGCGGACAATCCGCCATCCGCCCACTGCCGTGCCAAGTCCCATCGCAATAGCGCAGGACCCGATCACCCAGGTCGGCACCTCTGCGGTCGGGATAGCCCCGGCTGACACGAGGGCCAGCGTGATGATCCCCATGGCCTTCTGTGCATCGTTTGCTCCATGGCTGAACGCCATGAAACTCGCGGAGATCAACTGCATGCGGGAGAACAACCGCAGCGCGACGGCTCGCTGCACGCGGAAAAACACCCAACTCAAGATCACCATCAACACCAGCCCGATGGCAAACCCGAAAAACGGTGAGAGAATCATGGCCTCCAGCACCGACCGCAAGCCTGAAAATTTGACGGCCGCCATGCCGCCATGCGTGAGCGCCGCGCCGACCAGGCCGCCAATGAGCGCATGCGAGGAGCTGGTCGGCAAGCCCAATAACAACGTCAAAAAATTCCAGACAATGGCACCAGCCAGCGCCGATGCCACCACGGTTTGCGTCACCGACTGAGGGTCGACGATGCCGGTCCCCACCATCTTGGCCACCGCCGTGGACATGAATGCGCCGGCCACATTGAGCCCACCGGCCACGAGGACGGCGGTGGAGGGACTCACAACCCGAGTCGATACCACCGTCGCGATAGCGTTGGCGCTGTCGTGCCACCCATTGGAAAAGTCGAACAGCAATGCCAGGACCACAACCACCAACAAGAGTCCACTCAGTTCAGCCATGACCGCCGCTTTCCACCCTGTGCCGATTGATGTAAGTGAGTACCGAAGACGGCCCGAGATGGGCTCATGTGTGCTTTAACGCGATCCGCTCCAGGATGTTGGCGACATCTTCACAGCGATCGGTGCCCGCTTCGAAATTCTCGTAAATCTCTTTCCATTTGATGACGGCGATCGGATCCGTTTCCTTGTCGAACAACGCCGAGATCGCCTCGCGCGAGATCCGGTCGGCTTCATTTTCCAGGCTATTGACCCGTACACTGCACTCCGTGACTGCCTGGTGCGATTTGCCGAGCACATCGACCGTGGCGCCGACCTCGACCGCCGCCTGGTAGAGCACGTTCGCCAACCGAATCGCTGCCTCTGTCGGCACCACGACCTTATACAGCACGAATCGATCGGCAATGGCTTCGACGACATCGAGAATATCGTCCAGGGCGCTGGCCAAATCATGGATGTCTTCACGGTCGATGGGCGTAATGAAGGTCTGGTTCAGTTTCCTGGCGATCTCGTGCGTGATACCGTCTCCGACATGTTCCACATCCTTGATCCGCTTCGCTTTCTCGACCGGATTGCGAAAATCCTCCGTCATGTCCTTCAGCAGGCGGCTGCCTTCGATCATGTTATGGGCGGCATTCTTAAACAAATCGAAAAATGCTTCTTCCCGAGGTATGAGCCCAAACATAAGGTCCTTTCTCGCGAGCCGGACTGCCGGCCCTATTCCACACCCACTATGCCGCGCCCGCCCCTAATCTGATCCATCACCAGCGCTGTGACCTCACGGCTTACCATCGGACCAGCCCTGTGGCCCAGGTGAAGCCCCCGCCGAACGCACCGAGCAACACCAGATCTCCCGCGGCCACCCGGCGAGCCCGCACTGCCTGATCCAACGCGATCGGGAGGGAGGCCGATGAAGTATTGCCGTACCGTTCGATCACCGAATACATCATGTCGTGCGACAACCCCAGACGGCGGCGGAGTTGTTCCAAAATGCGGGCATTCGCCTGATGAACAATGACGCGGTTCAACGCTCCGGCCGTCAGTCCGACCTCTTTCAGCAATTCGACCACGGCTCGTTCCAAGTGGCGCACCGCCGCGCGAAAAACGGCACGGCCCCGCATTCGCAGCACATGCTCGTTCGCACGAACGGATTCGATTCCCCCCGGCCGCCGCGAGCCTCCGGCAGGGATCGTGATGAGTCCGTGCCCCGCCCCTTCGGCATAGAGCCGCAAACCCAGGACTCCAGATGCGTCGGCTACCTGCGATTCTTCTCCCACGACCACCACGGCACCGGCCCCATCGCCAAACAAGATGGCGGTCTCACGATCCGTCGGATCGAGTGACGTCGACTTGACCTCGGCAGCCACCACCAGGCAGGAGCGAATCTGGCCGCTTCGAATCAGCACATC is drawn from Nitrospira sp. and contains these coding sequences:
- a CDS encoding DUF47 domain-containing protein is translated as MFGLIPREEAFFDLFKNAAHNMIEGSRLLKDMTEDFRNPVEKAKRIKDVEHVGDGITHEIARKLNQTFITPIDREDIHDLASALDDILDVVEAIADRFVLYKVVVPTEAAIRLANVLYQAAVEVGATVDVLGKSHQAVTECSVRVNSLENEADRISREAISALFDKETDPIAVIKWKEIYENFEAGTDRCEDVANILERIALKHT
- a CDS encoding HAMP domain-containing protein; this translates as MNLGIRWKVALGTLAAVLVGLVVAGWLVIRSVEQTELGRMAEMLDTRSGLAAMTLRPLFDQSGPTTPPPQLHATIRELSQQAHLRITVIREDGTVLSDSAVPADGLSQVDNHLSRPEVAQALASGRGMDIRASQTTGERTYYVARLLTEPAQRHPGTPVIRLGLPLTSIDERVRHIQQDLLMAFGAAFLLAMVLGLWVSRNLTKPLSEMAAAARQLAEGTPGVRLVVTSTDEVGLLARTLNHMTDQLETKIKEISDDRAQLLAMLIAMVEGVMVLDYRGTVVQVNPALERMFALELTDSRGRHYADVIRHESLTALVSAVLQTRSGQGGEMTLSPSGRCLRVEASIAGGNREQEAYAVFVFHDITELRRLEKIRKDFVANVSHELRTPLTSIKGYVEALLDGGKDDPSTATAFLEIIMRQSNRLNLILDDLLQLSQIESGQVLFRREPVELRALLERTVAVIKPLADKKHHTLELVLPEQYMVVEGDEERLVQVFLNLLENAVKYTPDHGRISMSLRWASGRPGTARAMIEVAVADSGIGIPDADRPRVFERFYRVDKARSRELGGTGLGLAIVKHIVEAHSGLVWVEGNVPRGSRFVVHLPATDKLATTVSTEADSK
- a CDS encoding inorganic phosphate transporter, with translation MAELSGLLLVVVVLALLFDFSNGWHDSANAIATVVSTRVVSPSTAVLVAGGLNVAGAFMSTAVAKMVGTGIVDPQSVTQTVVASALAGAIVWNFLTLLLGLPTSSSHALIGGLVGAALTHGGMAAVKFSGLRSVLEAMILSPFFGFAIGLVLMVILSWVFFRVQRAVALRLFSRMQLISASFMAFSHGANDAQKAMGIITLALVSAGAIPTAEVPTWVIGSCAIAMGLGTAVGGWRIVRTLGMRIVKLEPVHGFAAETGAAIVLMATAHIGLPVSTTHTITSTVMGVGAVKRLSAVRWGVTRRILSAWLFTLPGAALLSTICYLLLSKLS
- a CDS encoding ketoacyl-ACP synthase III, with translation MKRSRIVGTGSFVPSRKVGNEEVGEPLGLSAEQILALTGIRTRHWADPGQASSDLAVVACQQACEAAGLAPASLDAILVSTTSPDSAFPSTACHVQRLLGAGPVMAVDVSASCSGFLYGLSMADVLIRSGQIRSCLVVAAEVKSTSLDPTDRETAILFGDGAGAVVVVGEESQVADASGVLGLRLYAEGAGHGLITIPAGGSRRPGGIESVRANEHVLRMRGRAVFRAAVRHLERAVVELLKEVGLTAGALNRVIVHQANARILEQLRRRLGLSHDMMYSVIERYGNTSSASLPIALDQAVRARRVAAGDLVLLGAFGGGFTWATGLVRW